A genomic stretch from Streptomyces sp. QL37 includes:
- a CDS encoding discoidin domain-containing protein: protein MPVGIPIAAPSRRRRPPSARKGIAGALAAAVVGSLLALAPATTAHAAPTLLSQGKTATASSTEGPAYAASAAVDGNLTGTRWASSWQDAQWLQVDLGKSATLSRAVLTWEGAYGKSYQIQSSENGTDWRTVTAVSAGDGGTDDVTLSGTGRYIRMNGLTRATGYGFSLWEFQVYGSTDGGGPTLPGGGDLGPNVHVFDPSTPGIQTKLDQVFQQQESAQFGAGRHAFLFKPGTYNGLNAQIGFYTQIAGLGLRPGDTTINGDVTVDAGWFNGNATQNFWRGAEGLTLNPLSGTNRWAVSQASSFRRMHVKGGLNLAPNGYGWASGGYIADSKIDGQVGNYSQQQWYTRDSSIGSWSNSVWNQTFSGVQGAPATSFPEPRYTTLDTTPISREKPYLYLDGNEYKVFAPAKRVNARGTSWANGTPQGESIPLSQFYVVKPGATATTINQALDQGLHLLFTPGVYHVDQSINVNRANTIVLGLGLATIIPDNGVTAMKVADVDGVRLAGFLIDAGPVNSPTLLEIGSQGASADHAANPTTVQDVYIRIGGAHVGKATTSMVVNSDDAIIDHTWVWRADHGEGWGWETNRADYGVRVNGDDVLATGLFVEHFNKYDVEWYGERGRTIFYQNEKAYDAPDQAAIQNGTTKGYAAYRVDDSVDTHEAWGLGSYCNYNVDPTIVQEHGFKAPVKPGVKFHSLLVVSLGGMGHYNHVINNTGASTIPAGTSTVPSTVVSFP, encoded by the coding sequence ATGCCTGTCGGCATACCGATCGCAGCACCATCCCGCAGACGCCGTCCTCCTTCAGCCCGTAAGGGCATCGCCGGGGCGCTCGCCGCCGCCGTGGTGGGCAGCCTGCTTGCGCTGGCCCCCGCCACGACGGCACACGCCGCCCCCACCCTGCTTTCGCAGGGGAAGACGGCGACCGCCTCCTCCACCGAGGGCCCCGCGTACGCCGCGAGCGCCGCGGTGGACGGAAATCTCACCGGCACCCGCTGGGCCAGCTCCTGGCAGGACGCCCAATGGCTCCAGGTCGACCTCGGCAAGAGCGCCACGCTCAGCCGCGCCGTCCTGACCTGGGAAGGCGCGTACGGCAAGAGCTACCAGATCCAGTCCTCGGAGAACGGCACCGACTGGCGGACCGTCACCGCCGTCAGCGCCGGTGACGGCGGCACGGACGACGTCACTCTTTCCGGGACCGGCCGCTACATCCGTATGAACGGCCTCACCCGCGCCACCGGATACGGCTTCTCCCTCTGGGAGTTCCAGGTCTATGGCAGCACCGACGGTGGGGGCCCGACCCTTCCCGGCGGCGGCGACCTCGGCCCCAACGTGCACGTCTTCGACCCGTCCACGCCCGGCATCCAGACCAAGCTGGACCAGGTCTTCCAGCAGCAGGAGTCGGCCCAGTTCGGCGCCGGCCGGCACGCCTTCCTGTTCAAGCCGGGTACGTACAACGGCCTGAACGCGCAGATCGGTTTCTACACCCAGATCGCCGGTCTCGGACTGCGCCCGGGTGACACCACCATCAACGGTGACGTGACCGTCGACGCCGGCTGGTTCAACGGCAACGCCACCCAGAACTTCTGGCGCGGTGCGGAGGGTCTGACCCTCAACCCGCTCAGCGGCACCAACCGGTGGGCGGTCTCGCAGGCGTCCTCCTTCCGCCGCATGCACGTCAAGGGCGGTCTCAACCTGGCCCCGAACGGCTACGGCTGGGCCAGCGGCGGCTACATCGCCGACTCGAAGATCGACGGCCAGGTCGGCAACTACTCCCAGCAGCAGTGGTACACCCGCGACAGCTCCATCGGCAGCTGGTCCAACAGCGTCTGGAACCAGACCTTCTCCGGTGTCCAGGGTGCTCCGGCCACCTCGTTCCCCGAGCCCCGCTACACGACGCTCGACACCACGCCGATCTCCCGGGAGAAGCCCTACCTCTACCTGGACGGCAACGAGTACAAGGTGTTCGCGCCCGCCAAGCGCGTCAACGCCCGCGGCACCAGCTGGGCGAACGGCACCCCTCAGGGCGAGTCCATTCCCCTGAGCCAGTTCTACGTGGTCAAACCCGGCGCCACCGCCACCACGATCAACCAGGCACTGGACCAGGGCCTGCACCTGCTCTTCACCCCGGGCGTCTACCACGTCGACCAGAGCATCAACGTGAACCGGGCGAACACCATCGTGCTCGGCCTCGGCCTCGCCACGATCATCCCGGACAACGGCGTCACCGCGATGAAGGTCGCCGACGTCGACGGCGTCCGGCTCGCCGGCTTCCTCATCGACGCAGGTCCGGTCAACTCCCCGACCCTTCTGGAGATCGGGTCGCAGGGGGCCTCCGCCGACCACGCCGCCAACCCCACCACCGTGCAGGACGTCTACATCCGCATCGGCGGCGCCCACGTCGGCAAGGCCACCACCAGCATGGTCGTGAACAGCGACGACGCGATCATCGACCACACCTGGGTCTGGCGTGCCGACCACGGCGAGGGCTGGGGCTGGGAGACCAACCGCGCCGACTACGGCGTCCGCGTCAACGGCGACGACGTGCTCGCCACCGGCCTGTTCGTCGAGCACTTCAACAAGTACGACGTCGAGTGGTACGGCGAGCGCGGCCGCACCATCTTCTACCAGAACGAGAAGGCCTACGACGCCCCCGACCAGGCCGCCATCCAGAACGGCACCACGAAGGGGTACGCCGCCTACCGCGTCGACGACTCGGTAGACACCCACGAAGCGTGGGGGCTGGGCAGCTACTGCAACTACAACGTGGACCCGACCATCGTCCAGGAACACGGCTTCAAGGCACCCGTGAAGCCGGGCGTGAAGTTCCACAGCCTCCTGGTGGTCTCCCTCGGCGGAATGGGCCACTACAACCACGTCATCAACAACACCGGGGCGTCCACCATCCCCGCCGGCACCTCGACCGTACCGTCCACCGTCGTCTCCTTCCCCTGA